In Persicimonas caeni, a single window of DNA contains:
- a CDS encoding tetratricopeptide repeat protein: MDDTTIDPQTPHNSKQPRRSIEDNYPEYLEHEYGYAYEVADVMSQAEIMRHEELLHADTATLEGLELDSLDDFQKWAVARAWRRLGDHERFLDVSKQLLDSQKEHPVVIYSEISRWVAQELAGADKLEDAKDLLTKHLARWDSDVQARELMGIVEFLTAEGDDSTLRQLADEYPADAELRYEIAEDLWRFGKHRAAERWLDEARQAAEQSGDEAALVDIELLATRIANAPLASSQPEEHSETQ, translated from the coding sequence ATGGACGACACCACCATCGACCCGCAGACACCTCACAACTCCAAGCAGCCGCGCCGCTCGATCGAGGATAATTACCCGGAGTACCTCGAGCATGAATACGGCTATGCCTACGAGGTGGCCGATGTGATGTCGCAGGCGGAGATCATGCGGCACGAGGAACTATTGCACGCCGACACCGCCACGCTCGAGGGGCTCGAACTCGACAGCCTCGATGACTTCCAGAAATGGGCGGTAGCCCGTGCCTGGCGCCGGCTCGGCGATCACGAACGCTTCCTCGACGTCAGCAAGCAGTTGCTCGACTCCCAGAAAGAACACCCGGTCGTCATCTACTCGGAGATCTCACGGTGGGTCGCCCAAGAACTCGCCGGAGCAGACAAGCTCGAGGACGCCAAAGACCTACTCACGAAGCACCTCGCGCGCTGGGACTCCGACGTGCAAGCCCGTGAGCTGATGGGGATCGTCGAGTTCCTCACAGCCGAGGGCGACGACTCGACGCTACGACAACTCGCGGACGAGTATCCCGCCGACGCCGAGCTTCGCTACGAAATTGCCGAGGACCTCTGGCGGTTTGGAAAGCACCGCGCCGCCGAGCGGTGGCTCGATGAGGCTCGACAGGCGGCCGAGCAGTCGGGCGATGAGGCCGCGTTGGTCGATATCGAGCTGCTCGCCACGCGCATCGCCAACGCCCCGCTGGCCAGCAGCCAGCCCGAGGAGCATTCCGAAACGCAGTAG
- a CDS encoding ATP-binding protein — protein MQPQSQITARGLIRLRWFAIAGQILTIALSRLVLSLPVPLVELGGVIACEVGVNLLAIYLNGRKPEQSSLQLGLFLGIDLLILTALLYLTGGPLNPFNFLYVVHIALAAVTLEPKWTWSLGLLSMGLFGLLFVDHRPFPMASGPMTTGAMEHGHAHGTLNWHVKGMWFAFVVAAATITFFVGRLARELEARNKQLAAAREKSHRAEKLAALATLATGAAHELGTPLSTIAVVSKDLEYEAEQRGEESTLVEDARLIRAQVDRCRQIIDQLASDTGQTLGESARAVQLTEVVDEAIGEIDDVDRLTLDIPPRLAESVVYGPKRTLVHAVRALVKNALQASPCHTQVRLSVTTREESYCFEVIDHGPGIPAEHRARVTEPFFSTKETGEGMGLGLFLARSVADTLGGDLRFEDAPSGGTRAVLELPLEKVSRPQGARV, from the coding sequence ATGCAGCCACAGTCTCAGATCACAGCGCGCGGATTGATCCGGTTGCGCTGGTTTGCCATCGCCGGGCAAATTCTCACCATTGCGCTCTCCCGGCTGGTGCTGTCGTTGCCGGTGCCGCTCGTCGAACTGGGCGGGGTGATCGCCTGCGAAGTTGGCGTCAACCTGCTCGCGATTTATCTCAACGGGCGCAAACCCGAGCAGAGCTCGCTGCAACTCGGCCTCTTTCTAGGCATCGATTTGCTCATCCTCACCGCCCTGCTCTACCTGACCGGCGGCCCGCTCAACCCGTTTAATTTTTTGTACGTCGTCCACATCGCCCTCGCCGCAGTGACCCTCGAGCCCAAGTGGACCTGGAGCTTGGGCCTGCTGTCGATGGGACTGTTCGGACTGCTCTTCGTCGACCACCGCCCTTTTCCCATGGCGTCGGGCCCGATGACCACGGGTGCCATGGAGCACGGCCACGCTCACGGCACGCTCAACTGGCACGTCAAGGGGATGTGGTTCGCCTTTGTCGTCGCTGCAGCTACCATCACCTTCTTCGTCGGGCGCCTCGCCCGAGAGCTCGAAGCGCGCAACAAGCAACTGGCCGCGGCGCGCGAGAAGTCGCACCGCGCCGAAAAATTGGCCGCCCTGGCAACCCTGGCGACGGGCGCCGCCCACGAGCTGGGCACTCCACTTTCGACCATCGCGGTGGTCTCCAAAGATCTGGAGTACGAAGCCGAGCAAAGGGGCGAAGAGAGCACGCTGGTAGAAGACGCGCGCCTGATTCGCGCTCAAGTCGACCGCTGTCGCCAGATCATCGACCAGCTCGCCTCCGACACCGGTCAGACTCTTGGAGAATCGGCGCGCGCCGTCCAATTGACGGAGGTAGTCGACGAGGCGATCGGGGAGATCGATGACGTCGACCGGCTCACCTTGGACATCCCTCCGCGGCTGGCCGAATCAGTGGTCTACGGTCCGAAGCGCACACTGGTCCACGCGGTGCGCGCGCTGGTCAAGAACGCGCTGCAGGCCTCCCCGTGCCACACTCAGGTTCGGCTTAGCGTAACCACCCGCGAGGAGAGTTACTGCTTCGAGGTCATCGACCACGGCCCGGGCATTCCGGCCGAGCACCGCGCGCGTGTCACTGAGCCGTTTTTTAGCACCAAGGAGACTGGTGAGGGCATGGGACTCGGCCTCTTCTTGGCGCGAAGTGTCGCCGACACGCTCGGCGGCGATCTTCGCTTCGAGGACGCCCCCTCCGGGGGAACCCGAGCCGTGCTCGAGCTTCCCCTCGAGAAGGTCTCCCGCCCCCAAGGAGCACGCGTATGA
- a CDS encoding response regulator transcription factor: MKDPVDAAEGTDEIAPTMLLVDDDDIFRRRLSRSMERRGFEVSAAADYDEAINLAMAQPPEMAVVDLRLPRKNGLELVRDLLEIEPTIRVVMLTGYGSIDTAVDATRLGAVNFIQKPADADDILAAFDRGEKPPLSESDIDYDAPSLARVEWEHINRVLADCGGNISEAARRLGIHRRTLQRKLNAKPPSE; encoded by the coding sequence ATGAAGGACCCTGTGGACGCCGCTGAAGGTACCGACGAGATTGCCCCGACCATGCTCTTAGTCGACGACGACGACATCTTCCGTCGCCGACTGAGCCGTTCGATGGAGCGCCGAGGATTCGAGGTCTCCGCGGCAGCCGATTACGACGAGGCCATCAACCTGGCGATGGCGCAACCTCCCGAAATGGCCGTGGTCGACCTGAGGCTGCCCAGAAAGAATGGCTTGGAGTTGGTCCGAGATCTGCTCGAAATCGAGCCGACCATCCGTGTGGTGATGCTCACCGGTTATGGCAGCATCGACACCGCCGTCGACGCCACTCGCCTCGGCGCCGTCAATTTCATTCAAAAACCCGCCGATGCCGACGATATCTTGGCGGCCTTCGACCGCGGCGAAAAGCCCCCGCTGTCGGAGAGTGATATCGACTACGACGCGCCCTCACTGGCCCGCGTCGAATGGGAGCACATCAACCGCGTGCTGGCCGATTGTGGTGGCAACATCTCCGAAGCCGCTCGCAGGCTGGGCATCCACCGACGCACGCTGCAGCGAAAGCTCAACGCCAAACCGCCCAGCGAATAA
- a CDS encoding FixH family protein translates to MANKNSTLTHLLFVLLVAVTAFSVACGASDDDERNNADEDAALVSQSGHFEAHLSPTPASPVTGENTLHIHLMDPEGNDLTGASLAVEPWMPAHGHGSPEEPVVEEGSDGMYTVSNLVYSMPGHWEVRIDITHDDTSDRIVAEFDVQ, encoded by the coding sequence ATGGCCAACAAGAACTCCACACTCACCCACCTCCTCTTTGTCTTGCTGGTCGCTGTGACCGCATTCTCCGTGGCATGCGGCGCCAGCGACGACGACGAACGCAACAACGCGGACGAAGACGCCGCGCTGGTCTCCCAGTCAGGCCACTTCGAGGCACACCTGAGTCCCACGCCTGCCTCGCCAGTCACCGGTGAGAACACGCTCCACATTCACTTGATGGACCCCGAGGGCAACGACCTAACCGGGGCGTCGCTGGCGGTCGAGCCCTGGATGCCGGCTCACGGCCACGGCTCCCCCGAAGAGCCGGTCGTCGAGGAGGGGAGCGACGGGATGTATACCGTTTCGAACCTCGTCTACAGCATGCCGGGCCACTGGGAAGTACGTATCGATATCACCCACGACGACACGAGCGACCGCATCGTCGCCGAGTTTGACGTGCAATAA